GTTAAAGTTTGGGCTTCATGGTTTTAGACTGATTTCATGGATTTCTTGTCTCTTACAAGCACACCATGGTAGTAGACACCAGGAACTCTGCCATCTTGCCCCGAAGAGGTGCCTTACTGCGGATCAACCAGGTGTGTGAACTTGAACATCAGCCCAGAACTTATCAGTAGCTGTTTTGTATATCTTCGCTCACCGTTAGTTTGCCTCATAATGTCCATCACTGATTAAAACTGTCTGGACAATAGTTGTGTTCGCTCTGTTGGTTTAGGAGCTGGCAGGATACACCGGCGGAGATGCCAGCTTTCTCAAAGAGGACGTTGAGCTGCAGCTTAACAAACCATTTATCTGGGGATCGGTGTGTAGTCTTGATTCACGTATATTGTTATAGATATTTCTGGTTTTGACGTTGTCTGTCATGCTTTAGAAAGGCTGCAGTTGCTATAAAAGTCTCTTTTTAGTGGTAATTGGACATTAGTGTTATTAAGTATTTCTAATGATTTTCTCTTATAGGTGTTATCTGCATCTTTATGGGGTGGGATGATCTTTCCTCTTGGGCGTCAGTCTACCTCTATTGCtgacaggtgtgtgtttgtttgtttgcttgctttTAGATGGTTGCTTCATTGTTCCTTAAAAGGTTTTATAgttataaatgattataaatgtataaatatacagATTATCTGGTAATAAGCCATCTTGTATTGTCTATAgaaacattttataatgattAAATCACTCTATTAAAAACGCATTCAGCAAGGACATGTGACTAATTTAGCCACTGAATTAAAGAGGCCAtgttatgcccttttacaaagtcttgattttgtttttggggtctagtagaataggttttcatgctagagtgttcaaaaacacattattctTCACATGTAaggttgcagctcctctcttcccagtctgtcagtaacgctctgtttagttcctgtctctccTTCCAAAAAGCGCAgtgtgttctgattggtcagctggacctCAACCACTTCGAGcgtgttttggaaatgtcacgccccttaccataaccatgACTTTAAGCTTCTCACACttgggctgcgtccgaaatcgcatactctctgagtagatatttattttgaaatataggTAATTATAGCTGAGTAAGTAATTACTTCGCGACTGCTAAAAATGtttgttctatatagtatgaatgtgtgtagtaagAATgtaattcggacatactacatttaccatgttgtcactgtcatgtgacctacagtGTCAATTGCGCCTCTTCACTgacattcacaaatcctctcccgtggccttaTGGGATAGGACATACTACCCTCTAAAAAATgcagggttaaaaacaacccaagttgggttaaaaatgggtTTTTGACctagcagttgggttaaatgtttaacctcctgggtagttttatttaactcacctattgtttaaaaattactatatggctggcttaaaatgaacccaaaacaggttggaaattaaaaatcagacataattactagaggaaacagtaataatcaaaaggtggacatttattaataagcaatttaataaatgtttattatctaattattatttattaaatgtattaataaatgtttatttattaaacatattaataaatgttaatttccaacctttttgagttcattttaagtgagcaatacagtaatttttaaacaatagtggagtaaatcaaaacttttttattgctgcatgtaaattgttttatgtgttttatttgctTGTAAGGTGTCCTTGAGTGTTACGTAAGGCGcccataaataaaatgtattattattattacccagcaggttgggtcaaacatttaacccaacaacccaatcgctgggtttgtccatttttaacccaacttgggttatttttaacccagcatttttttaaattgtattgaCATACTGATTTtagcatactatatagtaggaaagTATGCAATATCGGATATAGCCCTGGACGTGGCGACCACACACTACTAATGCAACTCATCTAGGCCTTGTCCCTTTTTTTGACATAtgccttgggtgggaattatgtaaataaggaatattgtgacgtgttcattAACAgtagaaaactcaagactacaatggaggcatttcagggagttcagaaacagtgcgcactgatatagagaataacttcATTTGGACTGACAtataactttgcagacctttttcatgctcaaacagcaacattactcaCTAAAGACAGctgaacatgtaaaaaagcataatgggtCCTCTTTAAGACATGACAACCAGCCTGAACATGTCAAAGGCAGAGCGACATCTCTCATGGGCCGATTGGTGCTTGCAGCATCTTTGAAGCCAGAGGGATTATGTTTATAGCATTTTATAAACCGCATCatgcatgtgtttttctttcagGTTCTACCTGGGCGGCCCAACCAGTGTGAGAGGTTTTGGCATGTACAGTATAGGCCCTCAGAGTGAAGGTAAAGATGTATATGGTCACAGAACACACATTTTTGTGCATACTGTTTTTGTGTAccttatgatttttttcccctttaatGTTTCTGATTTGATATCTTACCTGATCAGGTGATTATCTGGGTGGGGAAGCGTATTGGGCTGGTGGGCTTCACCTGTACACACCCCTCCCCTTCCGCTCAAACAAGGGCGGTTTGGCTGACCTCTTCAAGACACACTTCTTCCTTAATGCTGGAAACCTTTGCAACCTCAACTACGGTCAGTAGTTATTTGCTAAAAGCTTGTCATTTTTTTAGTCTCAATTTGATTAGTTTTAACTAAGGAAGTGCAGTTGTCTGTTGTGCAGGgctattattgttaactaaaacgaaaattaaaaccataaaaaaaatatataatatatatatatatattatttcagctagttgctaAGGCAACAttactcattttcatttagtttaacttgactaaaaataactaaaactgtaataaaaatgtaataactatatgaacatattaaaaaaaaactaataaaaaataaacacaaaaatgactaaagcttaaactaaagttaaaatgaaaactgaaaatataaaaatggaaagaaattcaaaatattaatacaaactattgctactaaaataacactgatctcTAGTCATTGACTGAATATGTGCATTGCAGCCTTTTGTCCACATGGTGATGCTATTGTTGCAATGAAACTTCATTATGACACTTTGAAGTCAGAGACTACAGTGTCTCTACAGTATTATGAAAACTTCTTGTGGTAGAAATCAACTTCTTTATCCTTTGAAATTATGCATTGTGTTTGCCTAGGAGAGGGACCACACGCACATCTGCAGAAGTTAGCGGAGTGTATCCGTTGGTCTTATGGCGCAGGAATAATTCTACGTCTGGGAAACATTGCTAGACTTGAACTCAATTACTGCTTCCCCATGGGTGTTCAAAGTGGAGACAGGTACATATACACATCCACTGAACCATATTCATGCTTAAAGTTAGGGTAGGCAATGCTTTTcagaaacactttttgttacaCTGCTTGAAACTtgcttcacatcctgatagcaatcaataatagaagtggtctaaatattaacaaatatacatatatcttctgtggaagtctcaggaccaaaaaatgttcgtccaatcattgcattcaagTGCAGCAACTAGTTCACTCAAGAAGGGAAATTGTGTCATTGTTTTCTCACTCTCATGTGATTCCAAATTCAACATGAAATTGACtagaaatgaaattaattttggaAGACAAACGTTTAGCAGAATGCCCTTGACTATATTGAATTCTGTTAGATTCAATATAGTTTTTAATCTCCCCAACATTTAATAACAGCCCCTTTGCAAATCATTGCAACCACTCATTTGAAtcctaaattattttttgttcccTGACAGGATATGTGACGGTGTGCAGTTTGGAGCAGGCATCCGTTTCTTGTGATCTCCTCAACTGCTGTCCAACTGTTGCAGCAGGGATTTGTGGGATAGCGCTTAagatttttctaatatttttggATGTTGAACATTAATTGAGGGATCCCTACTGCATGCACACTCTGAGGATGCACTTCGTTTTTGTAccttgaagacaaaaaaaaaatgatgtggtTTTCCTGCATACCTTTCTCACTGTTTGATGAAGAGTCCAGTGTTCAGTGAATGAAGATGTATGTAATCTTATCCGGTCTGCAGGTGCTAAAAGAGTTAGGCTTTTACAGTTGTTTTCAATGAGGAGTGCTTTAGAGATTATTCATAATCAAGCTGTTAAACCTGAGATTCAGTTCAAATCCACACCACCGTCCACCTTTATGTGTGCTTTTTACTCAGTTCAGTCAGTGTTTCAGTCAGTTCAATCATGCCAAACGAGATAACTGAATTGATTCAAACCAACCTCATCGAATGAGTAGTGAGTCGAAGTCCCCTTCGTGAAATCCACCAGCAGTGCTTTATTATTAGGACACTTTTTATTATCGTTTGAACTTTAAATTTATGTTAtattgtgcacaaaaaataaacctttttgTTTCCCTAATGTATTTTGTGATCATTTAAGAAAggcacaaaatattttagtatattaaacGGCTGAGTTGTCAAACACAACAGACATCTATAACAAGGCATTTCCTACATGGTGTACATGAACCACTAATCGAAAATTACAAGGTCTACTGGAGACTGGGTGAACGATAAACATTTGAGATCTCAAAGGCTCATATCAAACTACTTTTTCATCCTGTAACAAAACTGTGGTTTTAGTCCCTTGAgtgccaaaacacacacacatttgaacCATTTTTTATCTGTCTATCAAAGGTGACTGGCAGTTCATGAACAGCTTGATATCTGTCAtggaaaaataaactgaaatgtgTCCAAACTATTTGCAGGATCCATCCAAAGCCAAATATCTGACCTGAACTTTGTAGTTTGACTGAGTATCAAATAGACTATATTAGCAGcttctacttgactacattttttaataagtaaATGTACtctcaaagtccctttcaagaaaagtctgttcactcggcggccataatTGCAACGTCTCAAGACCATATTTGAATGGAGGAATCCTGAAaactcaaaaactgcttggcgaactcacaattaattaacatatttcaggtcagcaataaaatctgacatgagctgtctcataaatgttgattcttatgctcaaatagcgttaaaaaagcatatttttcaggctagacgagccagtgcgcatgtgcagtccttaGCGCAAATCTCaagtttctatgggaaccggagcttctaacggctcttttacttagaagatGGGacatattccgccatattgcgcgttgcactttctcccattcataactaataggagtgaactgtCCTTCTATATCTATAGTATTTGGTACTCTTTACTGTGATACATTTGTGATGTGTAATGCGATTACTCGGGACATTTTGTATGGCACCTAACtttatttttgctataaatGGAGCGATATTCGCCATCAACAGGGCATTTACAGCTCTGCCTTGAGGTAAAGaccaaacacaaaataaaaaaaatgctgtgtattaaaaaaagattacgGGAATTTTGTCTGCGACAAGAAAATATTCTTATAAGAGAGTGTTTTGCCTCTAATAATAAGTACGCTCAGAGGGTTACGCGCATCTGTCTAAATAAATGACCGCCGTGACGTATGGAACGGGAGCGCGCACGCACTGAACTCGCTTGGGGGTCAGTGCGCGTCGGTTCAGTCTGGTTCCGCTGCCACACTGACCACATACAGTCAGTCAGCGAACCGCAGGTGTGACTTTACAGTGCCGCATGTTCCCAGCCCACCACCCCGGATTTTAAACGTGATCTTTCTTTTAGTGTTTATAGCATTTTTACCATGTTGTGGACGGCGAACACGATCATGAGGAAATTCTCCTCGAGCTCTGTGAGTAACCGCATCTTCTGCATTgtagtgaatgaatgaatgaatgcatacGTGGAAATGTGCTGTATTGATGGTAGACACATGCATACACCTTCAAACAAGTTTATATATGTTAGTGACCtcttaaataacattattatactGGGGTTACTGGGTGTACTGTTATTGTAAGCATGCTGTCAGCTGATATAACCCGGTGTTTTAATGCAATGGTGTAACTTAGGTTGCACACTTGcacattgatatatatatatgcatactaTATGCATGTTAATAAGATATAGGGTTAAAGCGGCTTGGGATCCCTTCTTTGCCACGTTGCTTGGTCGGATTACTTCTAGTGGACAGATCCGTGGGGAGTTGCATCAGCAGGGGGCGAGAATATGAGGGCAGATCATATTACTAATGTCACTATTACTAGAACACAAACTTCAAATCACATGTGCACTGAAAGATTAACATTTTGCATACATGATCTTGCCATGACAAGCAATAATAAACTTCAGTACTTGTTTGCTGTGTAAGCAATGCTTGAGCTGTTTATGTCTCCAGTAGATCATATTTTTAGCCCCATTGTGCAGCACAGTtgaaattacaatttcaaatgactttattgactttttttttttttttttgcatacatTGCTAATGCATCAATATGTACACACAAAGCAAAAAGTGTGTATtaaaagatgtaaaataaaaaaaaaatacaaataataataatatagaatggaatggaatgcaatataagaaaataaaatagacTTTCAGTAAGATATTTGGATCAATTATGTGCTCAtttttagtaataaaataataataatgtatgttATTTATAGTTTAAAACCATTTGTCCTCCTTTTTATCATCTTGGACATTGCcatttgtcattgacccataatAGACTATTTTGTTGTACAGACCGTGAATGAACTACTAATATGAGATCAGAGCAGCGGTTAGTTTTAAAGAACAAAGGGTCCatatgtttcatattttaatgtcaGTGACGTTACGTTAAAACATATAGTTTTGTCTGGTGTGcttgatttgaaatgttttcatattttaatactCTTTCACACAGGCTTACTACCAAAATAAGCTGAAGTTGGCCCTGATTGGCCAGAGCTTGTTTGGACAGGAAGTGTACACAAACCTTCGCAAGCAGGGCCATAAAGTGGTGGGCGTATTCACAGTTCCTGATAAGGACGGCAAGGCGGACCCCCTGGGTGAGTGTCAGATGGGTGGGGGAGCTCTGAACGGTTTTTGTTACTGTAGTGTGTCATGGGGGCTGGGAAGCCACATTTGCAGCCACATGCATGGGAATATTGTGCAACTTTAAGTGCTACAGAAGTGGAAGTGAAAAATGGGAAACGGGGAAATGAGGAACCCCTGCCCCACACCTCGAATCCCTCTAATCAAATGTGTCAGGTTTGTGGATAATCATTGTTGTAATGAACTCTAACAGGAAGTGAGGTTGAACACCAGTGGCCTACTTCAGTCACAACACTGAATTCCTGAGCAGCACATTGGCTCACAACTCAACCGTGTGTGAGTGTTTATGTTTGCATGAGGCGCAGGGGCAGTTCAGTGTCGGTCAGAGAAGGAGAAGTACATCCCACATAATGATcacatttttttggtgaatagTGGTGTGAAGCCATGTGAGGTGAAAAGTCCTCCAGTGATCGGAGCATTTGTGATcaatggccctgtttacacctggtattaagatgcgttttgctggatctgatcacaagtggacgacgttAAATACAGGTGTGAACggggtgtaaaatgttttgagcttgtccactttcaaccacttctagaggtagttgaaaacgcattagactggattgctttcgtagtgtaaacactcatgtggtcgaatgcattcgaacagccactaaagaccgTCTACTCTCTGTCTATTGACCTaacgcgtaaacattatggaaagcgtgctagccagacaggatttaaactttgtcgactCAAGACCCaaatttggtttgaagatgaaaaatgtaccaagcacaatgttcgctcacaattctgatttctaacacacatttACTGCGTTCGGATGGTCTtgcagctgtcagagcagaaacgaaagctgctcgtcgtatgtttttccgttgtctctgtgcacgttcatatgtaaattgcacaagcttatgttgtccattagattgaaagatctgaaaaacccatacatttacccgcccatagaccctccccttgaagaaatcaggacagaagtggttgaaagtggacaaaagagacaaattaaaacaccaggtgtaaacgggaatgtgtctccctcgtctacttgtgatccaatcgaccaaaacacatcttaataccaggtgtaaacagggcctatatTGAAAACAAAGAGTTCAAACAGAGACAATCATTTTCAAGAGTAATTAATGTTTAGAGTTTGTATGAATTACAGATGGCAGTTACTTTTTGATAACTCTCCAATGGAACACATGATTATGTATTGTGTAATGTGCTGATTACCATTTTAATAACCATATTCAGGTGGTGAAAAGTGCTTATAATTCAGGTGGTCACTATGACTTAGACTTTTGAAGTTGTTACAGTTTATGACTGATACATTTATAGATTCAGATATAAAGGACAAGGTCAGTCACTTAAGTAGGCATGGTATTGATTAGATAAATGTTACTCTAGTTCGTTGTTCATTGAAGTTCAGTAAGTCTGAATATGCCAGGTGTGACCTGGTTTTATTTCAGATAGCTTATATAACTTCTCAGGACCAATCTCTCTCTGACCTTCAGCGGTGGTGGCGGAGAAGGACGGGACGCCGGTGTTTAAGTTCCCACGGTGGCGGGTGAAGGGTAAGCCCATCCCGGAGGTGGTGGAGGCGTACAAAGCGGTGGGCGCTGAGCTGAACGTCATGCCCTTCTGCTCCCAGTTCATTCCTATGAATGTGATCGACTTCCCCAAACACGGATCCATCATTTACCACCCCTCCATCCTGCCCAGACACAGAGGAGCCTCTGCCATCAACTGGTGAGATGTTACCAAAGTTTCATTCTGAGATCTTTATATGGACACTAGTGGTAGAGCGTGTTTACATTAAATGGATTTTACCCTTAAATTAATGGATTTAacccttaaataaataaatacctcgGGTCTTTATTGACCCGGGATGTCATTCACTACCCTCtccctcattcattttttagaggggacctataatgccccctTTACAAGATAAGtaatacaagtctctggtgtccccagaatgtgtctgtgaagtttcagctcaaaataccccacagataatttattatagcttgttaaatttgcccctttttgggtgtgagcagaaacacatactttttgtgtgtgtccctttaaatgcaaatgagctgctgctcccgacccccctctccagaagagggtggagctttaaaagtttgcacttcggttgctcaacaacaacaaagctggagaatctcacgcagacaaaatgatgattgtcagtaacggtgttcagccttacagtGTCCGGAGTCGGACACTAATGGCGAGTCTCAGGAAAAagttacaaatttaagaatgcATCTGGAAATTcttttgtaattgttattaaaatatcagaAGACTTTTATAATATTGCGGCAGTTAGAGATCCGTCTGTGTTAGATATAGATCCGGGTCGCTGAAGACCcgaatatgtaataatgattggcaaaacattcatgcatttaaaggTTAAATATGTGTATGCAGGACACTAATCGAGGGTGATAAGAAAGCAGGATTTAGTATATTCTGGGCTGATGATGGTTTGGACACTGGACCCATCCTACTGCAGAAGGAGTGTCCAGTAGAGCCCAACGATACAGTGGACACACTTTATAACCGCTTCCTGTTTCCAGAGGGCATCAAGGCCATGGTAACTATGAAGAAAACATTATGACATTTTTATGCAAACTAAACTTTAGATTTTGAATCTGAGTTTACTTAAATTGTGTTCCAACAGGTAGAAGCTGTACAGCTCATTGCAGATGGCAAAGCTCCCAAGATCCCTCAGTCTGAAGAAGGAGCCAGCTATGAAGGAATCCAAAAGAAATCCAATGCTAAGGTGAGACACAAAACAGTTATGTAAATCAGGCAAAATGTAATTAAGCTTTGGTTTTTAGGCTCCAAATGCAAGCAAAGAAGGTACAGGAAGTGAACATCAGTTTATCTGCCATTCTCTGCCTCCAGGTGAATATGGCTCAGCCAGCAGAGGCCATCCATAACTGGATCCGTGGTCATGATAAAGTTCCCGGTGCCTGGGTTGTCATTGATGGAAAGGTGCGTTTCATACGTAATATGAAGCTTTACCTGTAAATATGAAGATACTTTTCTTGCtctgattttaaattgtaattttggccACCCCTGAAATGGGTCATACCATTAACATTGCCTGAAcagttgaattaaataaaacatgcaaatcATTTTACGGTATACTGtacttttaataattaattaaatgaatctGAAGTCTCACTCATAGGCAAACTCAAGACTAATTCTGATTGCTAAGTTGGTGATGTTTTTACTGGatagtaatgtgtgtgtgtgtgtgttttgttctgtAGCCGGTAACGCTGTACAGCTCATCCATGCTGAGCGGGTCGGTGCCTGCAGGTCAGCCAATAGAGGTGGAGGGGGCGTCTCAGCCTGGACTCATTGCCAAATCTGGGCTTGTCCTGTTCGGGTCTGATGGAAAAGCGGTTAGCTTCTAGTCTTTTATTTACTTAGCTTCTAAGCTTTTAATGCATTAAGCTACAAATTCCTAATAAAGAGTATTACTTGCTTTAATATAATATCACTGTGCAGCTCCAGGTGAAGAACCTGCAGTTTGAGGATGGAAAGATGATTCCTGCATCCAAATACTTCTCATCAGAGGAGACCACCAGTTTGGATCTCACAGACGATGAGAAGAAAATGGCAGAGGAGATCAGGGTACATTTATGTGcctcaaaaatgcattttagaaatatatttgaGCAATGATGccattttgtcttttgtttcaTACTTGACTAGGCGATATGGAAAGGTATCCTGAGTAATGTTCCAGCTATTGACGAAACAACCGATTTCTTTAAGTCTGGAGCTGCTTCTATGGATGTAGTCAGGTAGGCCTGAccttcatttatttatcttatttatgtatatacaattatagtaattattaatattttcaattagcttttatttatatatttatatataataaaacaattttatatatatatatatatattagtaatttTAGTTCTTAAACTCAATTTGTTAGTTGccatacaattttatttatttcaattacctttatttcagttaccattttttaaaaatattgatattgacGTCATAACCATTATCACATTAACATCATTAACCACATTTACATATCAATGTTCATTCTagtgtcaaaagtaccgaccgcaataccaagtcggtactgaaattttaaaaatgtgacgctttgagtgctgttgagcagattcgtaaacaatCTGAAcggcctctgattggccattgtgttcacgcactcaacagatatgtctgatTCGCTACAATGATAAACGcttcaataaaacattgtaaatagacatcaatgacgctcttcaccgagcacttacacagatacacacaggagcgtttgacatttttaaaatttcagtatcgacttggttacgaagttggtacttttaaCAACGCTAGTTCATTCAGTACTCAGCAACTTTGCAGTAATATTTTGAGGTCATTTCACATGCAAAgaggttagccaatcataacagaggTCATTTACATAGTAAAGTCATAAATGTAGCAAAAACAGATCGTCTAATTATAAGGAGGCGGAAACTATTTTTGAAAAAGGAGATCTTGATGAACATTATAAGTGGATTATGTGTTATTGTGATTGTTTGGTTTAGATTGGTGGAGGAGGTGAAGCAGAAATGTGGAGAAGTTCAGCTTCAGAATGAGGACGTCTACATGGCCACCACCTTCCAGAGCTTCATCCAGATGTTCGTCCGACGCCTGCGCGGAGAAGACCAGGAGGAGGAGCTGGTCATTGATTATGCGACAAAAGATGTCAAtaacatgactgtaaaaatgccCTATCAGTGTTTCATCAATGGCAAGTTCGAAGATGCCGAAGATGGAAAGACGTACAACACGGTGAACCCCACAGATGGCTCGGTAAGTTCAGCcgtctcaaacacacacacacatgtaaacATAAACACACCCCTAGCATATCTAACGTTGGCGTTGTGATTTTTCAGGTGATCTGCAAGGTGTCATATGCGTCAGTGGCAGATGTGGACAGAGCGGTTAGTGCAGCCAAAGAGGCCTTTTATAACGGACCCTGGGGTAAAATGAACCCTCGTGACCGTGGCCGGCTACTCTACCGGTAAGATGGAGAGAATTTGTGTTGACTTT
The Ctenopharyngodon idella isolate HZGC_01 chromosome 4, HZGC01, whole genome shotgun sequence genome window above contains:
- the aldh1l2 gene encoding mitochondrial 10-formyltetrahydrofolate dehydrogenase is translated as MLWTANTIMRKFSSSSAYYQNKLKLALIGQSLFGQEVYTNLRKQGHKVVGVFTVPDKDGKADPLAVVAEKDGTPVFKFPRWRVKGKPIPEVVEAYKAVGAELNVMPFCSQFIPMNVIDFPKHGSIIYHPSILPRHRGASAINWTLIEGDKKAGFSIFWADDGLDTGPILLQKECPVEPNDTVDTLYNRFLFPEGIKAMVEAVQLIADGKAPKIPQSEEGASYEGIQKKSNAKVNMAQPAEAIHNWIRGHDKVPGAWVVIDGKPVTLYSSSMLSGSVPAGQPIEVEGASQPGLIAKSGLVLFGSDGKALQVKNLQFEDGKMIPASKYFSSEETTSLDLTDDEKKMAEEIRAIWKGILSNVPAIDETTDFFKSGAASMDVVRLVEEVKQKCGEVQLQNEDVYMATTFQSFIQMFVRRLRGEDQEEELVIDYATKDVNNMTVKMPYQCFINGKFEDAEDGKTYNTVNPTDGSVICKVSYASVADVDRAVSAAKEAFYNGPWGKMNPRDRGRLLYRLADLMEEHQEELATIEAIDSGAVYTLALKTHVGMSIQTFRYFAGWCDKIQGSTIPINQARPNRNLTFTKKEPLGVCAIVIPWNYPLMMLAWKSAACLAAGNTLVLKPAQVTPLTALKFAELTVKAGIPKGVINIVPGSGGLVGQRMSDHPDIRKLGFTGSTPIGKQIMKSCAVSNLKKVSLELGGKSPLIIFSDCDMDKAVRMGMSSVYFNKGENCIAAGRLFVEESIHDEYIRRVVEEIKKMKIGDPLDRSTDHGPQNHKAHLDKLVEYCEIGVKEGATLIYGGRQVDRPGFFMEPTVFTDVEDHMFIAKEESFGPVMVVSKFKDGDVDGVLSRANDTEFGLASGVFTRDINKAMYVSERLEAGTVFVNTYNKTDVAAPFGGFKQSGFGKDLGEEALHEYLRTKAVTVEY